The following proteins are encoded in a genomic region of Corylus avellana chromosome ca4, CavTom2PMs-1.0:
- the LOC132177658 gene encoding auxin efflux carrier component 3-like yields MITWGDLYTVLTAVVPLYVAMILAYGSVRWWKIFSPDQCSGINRFVAIFAVPLLSFHFISTNDPYAMNFRFIAADTLQKIIMLVVLTVWTNFTKNGSLEWMITIFSLSTLPNTLVMGIPLLIAMYGDYSGSLMVQVVVLQCIIWYTLLLFLFEYRGAKMLIMEQFPETAASIVSFKVDSDVVSLDGRDFLETDAEIGQDGKLHVTLRKSNASRRSLGGSALTPRPSNLTGAEIYSLSSSRNPTPRGSNFNNSDFYSMMGYQGFPARHSNFGPSDLYSVQSSRGPTPRPSNFEENCAPVPQNANVSSPRFGFYPAQTVPPASYPAPNPEFSSSITKTAKNQPQQQQQQQQQQQHQAPNSKVSHDAKELHMFVWSSSASPVSDGGGLHVFGGTDFCASEQSGRSDQGAKEIRMLVADHPQNGENKAMAESEGFGGEDLSFGGKGDLGGVVGDQDEREKEGPTGLNKLGSSSTAELHPKSSTGVPESGGGKQMPPASVMTRLILIMVWRKLIRNPNTYSSLIGLVWSLIAYSRWHLTMPKILSKSISILSDAGLGMAMFSLGLFMALQPKIIACGNSIASFAMAVRFLTGPAVMAAASIAVGLRGTLLHIAIVQAALPQGIVPFVFAKEYNVHPAILSTAVIFGMLIALPITLVYYIVMGL; encoded by the exons ATGATCACCTGGGGGGACCTCTACACCGTCTTGACGGCAGTCGTTCCTCTGTACGTGGCGATGATCTTAGCCTACGGGTCGGTCCGGTGGTGGAAGATCTTCTCCCCGGACCAGTGCTCCGGCATCAACCGGTTCGTGGCCATCTTCGCCGTCCCTCTCCTCTCCTTCCATTTCATCTCCACCAACGACCCCTACGCCATGAACTTCCGCTTCATCGCCGCCGACACTCTTCAGAAGATAATCATGCTCGTCGTTCTCACCGTCTGGACCAATTTCACCAAGAACGGTAGCCTCGAGTGGATGAtcaccatcttctctctttccacGCTACCAAATACACTCGTGATGGGTATCCCTCTGCTCATCGCCATGTACGGCGACTACTCCGGGAGCCTCATGGTCCAGGTGGTGGTCTTGCAGTGCATCATCTGGTACACCCTGCTGCTCTTCCTCTTCGAGTACCGCGGCGCCAAGATGCTGATCATGGAGCAGTTCCCGGAGACGGCAGCGTCCATAGTGTCGTTCAAGGTCGACTCCGATGTGGTCTCATTGGACGGTCGCGATTTTCTGGAGACCGACGCGGAAATAGGCCAGGACGGGAAGCTCCACGTGACGCTGAGAAAGTCGAACGCGTCGAGACGGTCCCTCGGAGGCTCGGCATTGACGCCTCGGCCGTCGAATCTCACCGGAGCGGAGATATACAGTTTGAGCTCCTCAAGAAACCCCACGCCGAGAGGCTCCAATTTCAACAACTCCGACTTCTACTCCATGATGGGTTACCAGGGCTTCCCGGCGAGACATTCGAATTTTGGTCCCTCCGACCTGTATTCGGTGCAGTCCTCTAGGGGCCCAACTCCGAGACCATCGAATTTCGAAGAGAATTGTGCACCGGTGCCCCAGAACGCCAACGTTTCTTCTCCTAGGTTCGGGTTTTATCCGGCGCAGACTGTACCTCCGGCGTCGTACCCTGCGCCCAACCCAGAGTTCTCGTCCAGTATTACTAAGACAGCGAAGAATCAGCcacaacagcaacagcaacagcaacagcaacagcaacatCAGGCTCCAAATAGCAAGGTGAGCCATGATGCTAAGGAGCTGCACATGTTTGTGTGGAGCTCCAGCGCATCGCCTGTGTCCGACGGAGGTGGGCTCCACGTATTCGGCGGGACCGACTTCTGCGCGTCAGAGCAATCCGGACGGTCCGATCAGGGGGCCAAGGAGATCCGGATGTTGGTTGCTGATCACCCCCAAAACGGGGAAAATAAAG CAATGGCGGAAAGTGAGGGATTTGGTGGGGAAGACTTAAGCTTTGGTGGGAAGGGAGATCTAGGAGGAGTGGTGGGAGATcaggatgagagagagaaggagggcCCCACTGGACTCAACAAGCTGGGGTCCAGCTCCACGGCTGAGCTCCACCCGAAATCCTCCACCGGAGTCCCGGAGTCAGGTGGCGGAAAACAAATGCCTCCCGCCAGTGTCATGACCCGTCTCATCTTAATCATGGTCTGGCGCAAGCTTATCCGCAACCCCAACACCTATTCCAGCCTCATTGGCCTTGTTTGGTCTCTCATCGCCTACAGCCG GTGGCATCTGACTATGCCGAAGATACTTTCGAAGTCGATCTCCATACTCTCCGACGCCGGGCTTGGAATGGCCATGTTCAGCTTAG GTCTGTTTATGGCTCTTCAGCCCAAGATAATAGCGTGTGGGAATTCCATCGCTTCTTTTGCCATGGCCGTAAGATTCCTCACCGGCCCAGCGGTTATGGCCGCCGCTTCTATTGCCGTCGGCTTGCGTGGCACCCTCCTCCATATAGCTATTGTTCAG GCTGCACTTCCACAAGGAATTGTTCCGTTTGTGTTCGCTAAAGAATACAATGTTCATCCAGCCATTCTCAGCACTGC GGTTATCTTTGGAATGTTAATAGCACTACCAATTACTCTTGTGTACTACATCGTTATGGGATTGTGA